From the Caballeronia sp. NK8 genome, one window contains:
- a CDS encoding formyltransferase, producing MKPRAVVFAYHNVGVRCLQVLLARGVDVALVVTHEDSASENIWFGSVAQVAAEHGIETITPADPKSPELYDAIETLAPDFIFSFYYRHMLPVSLLGLARRGAYNMHGSLLPKYRGRVPTNWAVLNGETESGATLHEMAEKPDAGAILAQTPVPILPDDTAALVFDKTVVAAEQTLWRVLPALLAGEAPHLPNDLASGSYYGGRKPEDGRIDWAQPAQRVYNLIRAVAPPYPGAFTDIGADRFIVARARLVPETGAPGVSPGRLGELRGLPPGLRVADNALFGVCGDGRVIAIHELRHRRLDADSQPVDEERLIEPAEFGRIIQSSRHS from the coding sequence ATGAAGCCGCGCGCAGTCGTATTCGCCTATCACAATGTCGGCGTGCGCTGTCTGCAGGTGCTGCTCGCGCGCGGCGTCGACGTCGCGCTCGTGGTCACCCACGAAGACAGCGCGAGCGAGAACATCTGGTTCGGCAGCGTCGCGCAGGTCGCGGCGGAACATGGCATCGAGACGATCACGCCGGCCGACCCAAAATCGCCCGAGCTCTATGACGCGATCGAAACACTCGCGCCGGACTTCATCTTCTCGTTCTATTACCGGCACATGCTGCCGGTATCGCTGCTCGGGCTCGCGAGGCGCGGCGCGTACAACATGCACGGCTCGCTGCTGCCGAAATATCGCGGCCGCGTGCCGACCAACTGGGCCGTGCTCAACGGCGAAACCGAAAGCGGCGCGACGCTGCACGAGATGGCGGAGAAGCCCGACGCCGGCGCGATCCTCGCGCAGACGCCCGTGCCCATTCTTCCCGACGACACCGCGGCGCTCGTCTTCGACAAGACCGTCGTCGCCGCCGAACAGACGCTCTGGCGCGTGCTGCCCGCGCTGCTCGCCGGTGAAGCGCCGCATCTGCCGAACGATCTCGCGTCCGGCAGCTACTATGGCGGGCGCAAGCCCGAAGACGGACGCATCGACTGGGCGCAGCCGGCACAGCGCGTCTACAACCTGATTCGCGCGGTCGCGCCGCCTTATCCGGGTGCGTTCACGGATATCGGCGCGGACCGATTCATCGTCGCGCGGGCGCGGCTCGTGCCTGAAACGGGCGCGCCAGGCGTCTCTCCCGGAAGACTCGGTGAGCTGCGGGGTTTGCCCCCGGGCCTGCGGGTGGCGGATAATGCGCTGTTTGGCGTCTGCGGCGATGGCCGCGTCATCGCCATCCACGAGTTGCGTCATCGGAGGCTCGACGCCGATTCGCAACCCGTGGACGAAGAGCGCCTCATCGAACCCGCCGAATTCGGCCGCATCATTCAATCCTCTCGTCATTCATGA
- a CDS encoding PhoH family protein, with translation MPLPTAPAKLGHLLPAEEYKAKARPSKQSKKQAAASDDDAYGAVETVAAERPATNAAHTLRSIASDVLTQIPAEPHVEAAAPSPAPARGRKSKQTAALLQPVPAARTAPEPVEARTERAETPVAPEAAAPSAAKDTRAQNKRRKGTTAEAELRKLFVLDTNVLMHDPSSLFRFEEHDVYLPMMTLEELDNHKKGMSEVARNARQVSRTLDALVANAGKMTEGIPLAAQGNRDALGRLYFQTTLTDIEPVEGLPVGKADNQILGVVRALQKERPDRQVVLVSKDINMRIKAHALGLPAEDYFNDQVLEDKDLLYSGVRALPQDFWTRHAKGMESWQDTKTGTTYYRVTGPLCSSMLVNEFVYLEPQNGEPSFHAVVRELNGKTALLQTLRDYGHHKNNVWGITARNREQNFALNLLMNPEVDFVTLLGQAGTGKTLMALAAGLAQVLDDKRYNEIIVTRATVPVGEDIGFLPGTEEEKMQPWMGAFDDNLEVLQKTDDAAGEWGRAATQELIRSRLKVKSMNFMRGRTFVDKYVIIDEAQNLTPKQMKTLVTRAGPGTKIVCLGNIAQIDTPYLTEGSSGLTYVVDRFKGWTHSGHVTLARGERSRLADYASDIL, from the coding sequence ATGCCTTTGCCTACCGCCCCGGCCAAGCTCGGCCATCTCCTTCCGGCTGAAGAATACAAGGCCAAAGCCCGGCCTTCGAAACAGTCGAAGAAACAAGCCGCGGCGAGCGATGACGACGCGTACGGCGCGGTCGAGACCGTCGCCGCGGAGCGTCCCGCCACGAACGCCGCGCACACGCTGCGCTCGATAGCGAGCGACGTGCTCACCCAGATTCCGGCCGAACCGCATGTGGAAGCGGCCGCACCGTCGCCTGCGCCCGCGCGCGGCCGAAAATCGAAACAGACCGCGGCGCTGCTGCAGCCGGTGCCGGCCGCGCGCACCGCGCCGGAACCCGTCGAAGCGCGCACGGAGCGCGCCGAAACGCCGGTCGCGCCCGAGGCAGCGGCTCCGTCCGCCGCGAAAGACACGCGCGCGCAGAACAAACGCCGCAAGGGCACGACGGCCGAAGCCGAATTGCGCAAGCTTTTCGTGCTCGACACCAACGTGCTGATGCACGATCCGAGCTCGCTGTTCCGTTTCGAGGAACACGACGTCTATCTGCCGATGATGACGTTGGAAGAACTCGACAATCACAAGAAAGGCATGTCGGAAGTGGCGCGCAATGCGCGTCAGGTGAGCCGCACGCTCGATGCGCTCGTCGCCAACGCGGGCAAGATGACGGAAGGCATTCCGCTGGCCGCGCAAGGCAACCGGGACGCGCTCGGCCGCCTCTACTTCCAGACGACGCTCACGGACATCGAACCGGTGGAAGGCTTGCCCGTCGGCAAGGCGGACAACCAGATTCTCGGCGTCGTGCGCGCGTTGCAGAAGGAGCGTCCGGATCGTCAGGTCGTGCTGGTGTCGAAAGACATCAACATGCGGATCAAGGCGCATGCGCTCGGGCTGCCGGCAGAAGACTATTTCAACGATCAGGTTCTGGAAGACAAGGACCTGCTCTACTCCGGCGTGCGCGCGCTGCCTCAGGACTTCTGGACCCGGCACGCGAAGGGCATGGAGAGCTGGCAGGACACCAAGACCGGCACGACGTATTACCGTGTGACGGGGCCGCTGTGTTCGTCGATGCTCGTGAACGAGTTCGTGTATCTGGAGCCGCAGAACGGCGAGCCGTCGTTCCACGCGGTGGTGCGCGAGCTGAACGGCAAGACCGCGCTGTTGCAGACGCTGCGCGACTACGGCCATCACAAGAACAACGTGTGGGGCATCACGGCGCGCAACCGTGAACAGAACTTCGCGTTGAACCTGTTGATGAACCCGGAAGTCGATTTCGTCACGCTGCTCGGCCAGGCGGGCACCGGCAAGACGCTGATGGCGCTCGCCGCCGGCCTCGCGCAGGTGCTCGACGACAAACGCTACAACGAAATCATCGTGACGCGCGCGACGGTGCCGGTCGGCGAGGACATCGGCTTTCTGCCGGGCACCGAGGAAGAGAAGATGCAACCGTGGATGGGCGCCTTCGACGACAACCTCGAAGTGCTGCAGAAAACCGACGATGCCGCCGGCGAATGGGGGCGCGCCGCGACGCAGGAGCTGATCCGCTCGCGCCTGAAGGTGAAGAGCATGAACTTCATGCGCGGGCGCACGTTCGTCGACAAGTACGTGATCATCGACGAGGCGCAGAACCTGACGCCGAAGCAGATGAAGACGCTCGTCACGCGCGCGGGTCCGGGCACGAAGATCGTGTGCCTCGGCAATATCGCGCAGATCGACACGCCTTATCTGACCGAAGGCAGTTCGGGGCTCACGTATGTGGTCGATCGCTTCAAGGGCTGGACGCATAGCGGTCACGTGACGCTCGCGCGCGGCGAGCGCTCGCGTCTGGCCGATTACGCGTCCGACATTCTGTAA
- a CDS encoding bifunctional UDP-4-keto-pentose/UDP-xylose synthase, producing MKKVLILGVNGFIGHHLSKRILETTDWEVFGMDMQTDRLGDLANHERMHFFEGDITINKEWVEYHVKKCDVILPLVAIATPATYVKQPLRVFELDFEANLPIVRSAVKYGKHLVFPSTSEVYGMCTDEQFDPENSVLSYGPINKPRWIYACSKQLMDRVIWGYGMEGLNFTLFRPFNWIGPGLDSIYTPKEGSSRVVTQFLGHIVRGENISLVDGGAQKRAFTDIDDGIGALMKIIENKNGVASGKIYNIGNPTNNFSVRELANKMLALANEYAEYSDNAKKVQLVETSSGAYYGNGYQDVQNRVPKIDNTMQELGWAPQASMDDALRKIFEAYRGHVGEARKLVEQS from the coding sequence ATGAAAAAAGTTCTCATCCTGGGCGTCAATGGCTTCATCGGCCACCACCTGTCCAAGCGCATCCTCGAAACCACCGACTGGGAAGTGTTCGGGATGGACATGCAAACCGATCGCCTGGGCGACCTCGCGAATCACGAGCGGATGCATTTCTTCGAAGGCGACATCACGATCAACAAGGAGTGGGTCGAGTATCACGTGAAGAAGTGCGACGTGATCCTGCCGCTCGTCGCCATCGCCACGCCCGCGACCTACGTGAAGCAGCCGTTGCGCGTGTTCGAACTCGACTTCGAAGCGAATCTGCCGATCGTGCGTTCGGCGGTGAAGTACGGCAAGCATCTGGTGTTTCCTTCGACCTCCGAGGTGTACGGCATGTGCACGGACGAGCAGTTCGATCCGGAAAACTCTGTTCTGTCCTATGGCCCGATCAACAAGCCGCGCTGGATCTACGCGTGCTCGAAGCAGCTCATGGACCGCGTGATCTGGGGCTACGGCATGGAAGGGCTGAACTTCACCCTGTTCCGCCCGTTCAACTGGATCGGCCCGGGCCTCGACTCCATCTACACGCCGAAGGAAGGTTCGTCGCGCGTGGTCACGCAGTTCCTCGGCCATATCGTGCGGGGCGAGAACATCAGCCTCGTCGACGGCGGCGCGCAGAAGCGCGCGTTCACCGATATCGACGACGGCATCGGCGCGCTGATGAAGATCATCGAGAACAAGAACGGCGTGGCGTCGGGCAAGATCTACAACATCGGCAATCCGACCAACAACTTCTCGGTGCGCGAACTCGCGAACAAGATGCTCGCGCTCGCCAACGAGTACGCCGAGTACTCGGATAACGCGAAGAAAGTGCAACTCGTCGAGACCTCGTCTGGCGCGTACTACGGCAACGGCTATCAGGACGTGCAGAACCGCGTGCCGAAGATCGACAACACGATGCAGGAACTCGGCTGGGCGCCGCAAGCGTCCATGGACGACGCGCTGCGCAAGATCTTCGAAGCGTATCGCGGCCATGTGGGCGAAGCCCGCAAGCTCGTCGAGCAGTCTTAA
- a CDS encoding peroxiredoxin, translated as MSVAVDQPVPDFTAPATGGEFTLSHLRGSKVVLFFYPKDNTPGCTTESLQFRDHYDQFKAAGAEIVGISRDSVKSHDNFKAKLELPYTLVSDGDEAICSLFDVIKMKKMYGKEVRGVERSTFLIDAKGVLRREFRGVKVPGHVEAIVEAVQAI; from the coding sequence GTGTCAGTCGCAGTCGACCAGCCCGTTCCCGACTTCACCGCACCCGCGACGGGTGGCGAGTTCACGCTTTCGCACCTGCGCGGCAGTAAGGTCGTGCTCTTCTTTTACCCGAAGGACAACACGCCGGGCTGCACGACCGAAAGCCTGCAATTTCGCGACCACTACGACCAGTTCAAGGCGGCGGGCGCGGAAATCGTCGGCATCTCGCGCGACAGCGTGAAATCGCACGACAACTTCAAGGCGAAGCTGGAACTGCCTTACACGCTGGTTTCGGACGGCGACGAAGCCATCTGCTCGCTTTTCGATGTCATCAAAATGAAGAAAATGTATGGCAAGGAAGTGCGCGGCGTCGAGCGCTCGACCTTCCTCATCGACGCGAAAGGCGTGCTTCGCCGCGAGTTCCGCGGTGTCAAGGTGCCGGGCCACGTAGAGGCTATTGTCGAGGCTGTACAAGCAATTTGA
- a CDS encoding polysaccharide deacetylase family protein, translating into MARIVLKIDVDTLRGTREGVPNLGRLLDKYSARATFLFSLGPDHTGWALRRVFRPGFLKKVSRTSVVEHYGVKTLMYGVLLPGPDIGREAVSEMRAIHEAGFECGIHTWDHVYWQDNVRARDRAWTVAQMQQSHARFIEIFGAPPVTHGAAGWQMNGYAFEQIDAWGMRYASDGRGHTPYIPVLDGRTLDHIQMPTTLPTLDEILGVDGVDESSVAARLLRHTENNPHDQVFTLHAELEGQKLAPVFEQLLAGWRAQGHTFATMGDYHATLDRATLPTYPVTWGEIPGRAGELIVQPG; encoded by the coding sequence GTGGCCCGCATCGTTCTCAAGATCGACGTCGATACGCTGCGCGGCACGCGCGAAGGCGTACCCAACCTCGGGCGCCTGCTCGACAAGTACAGCGCCCGCGCGACGTTCCTCTTCAGCCTCGGCCCCGATCACACCGGCTGGGCGCTACGGCGCGTGTTCCGGCCGGGCTTTCTGAAGAAAGTGTCGCGCACGTCTGTAGTCGAGCACTACGGCGTGAAGACGCTCATGTACGGCGTGCTGCTGCCGGGACCGGATATCGGCCGTGAAGCCGTGTCCGAGATGCGCGCGATCCACGAAGCCGGCTTCGAATGCGGAATCCACACGTGGGATCACGTCTACTGGCAGGACAACGTGCGCGCGCGCGACCGCGCGTGGACGGTCGCGCAGATGCAGCAGAGCCATGCGCGCTTCATCGAGATATTCGGCGCGCCGCCCGTCACGCACGGCGCGGCCGGCTGGCAGATGAACGGCTACGCGTTCGAGCAGATCGATGCGTGGGGCATGCGCTATGCATCCGACGGGCGCGGGCACACGCCGTACATTCCCGTGCTCGACGGCCGCACGCTCGATCACATCCAGATGCCCACCACGCTGCCGACGCTCGACGAAATCCTGGGCGTGGACGGCGTCGACGAAAGCAGTGTCGCGGCGCGTCTCTTGCGGCACACGGAGAACAACCCGCACGATCAGGTGTTCACGCTGCACGCCGAACTCGAAGGCCAGAAGCTCGCGCCGGTGTTCGAACAATTGCTCGCCGGCTGGCGCGCGCAGGGACATACCTTCGCCACCATGGGCGACTACCATGCGACGCTGGACCGCGCGACGCTGCCCACGTACCCTGTGACGTGGGGCGAGATCCCGGGACGCGCGGGCGAACTGATCGTCCAGCCCGGCTGA
- a CDS encoding C40 family peptidase codes for MRRIWLPLLVTVLLAACGSAPQQVARQPAAGANANRTYKPPAGFPTFVDHSVGREEISIQAMSLVGVPYRWGGNTPEAGFDCSGLVRYVVDRAASVNLPRTTAEMSSRGESIEPDGVAPGDLIFFNTTGRPHSHVGIYVGKLRFVNAPSTGGTVRLDYLTNPYWAKRFDGIRRVAPPKSAPAPFDAPVYLASPVPAQAPTPTPTPANADAFEPPPSTLTAAQRQSQAAGATAPQAAVATSAAPDPIQAAADAFEPPPPSSNAARQQARTAQATADPVEPPVRVMRASTGSLAAPRPAPTDDPIARFATGTN; via the coding sequence ATGCGTCGAATCTGGCTGCCGCTTCTCGTTACCGTTTTGCTCGCCGCGTGTGGCAGCGCGCCGCAGCAGGTGGCACGTCAGCCTGCCGCCGGTGCGAACGCGAATCGCACTTACAAGCCGCCGGCCGGTTTCCCCACCTTCGTCGATCACAGCGTCGGGCGCGAGGAAATCTCCATCCAGGCGATGTCGCTCGTCGGCGTGCCTTATCGCTGGGGCGGCAATACGCCCGAAGCCGGTTTCGATTGCAGCGGGCTCGTGCGATACGTCGTCGATCGCGCGGCGTCGGTCAATCTGCCGCGCACGACGGCCGAAATGAGTTCGCGTGGCGAATCGATCGAACCGGACGGCGTCGCACCGGGCGATCTGATCTTTTTCAACACGACCGGACGGCCGCATTCGCATGTCGGCATTTATGTGGGCAAGCTGCGCTTCGTGAATGCGCCGTCGACGGGCGGCACCGTGCGGCTCGACTATCTGACCAATCCCTATTGGGCAAAACGGTTCGACGGCATCCGCCGCGTCGCTCCGCCGAAGTCCGCGCCTGCGCCGTTCGACGCGCCGGTTTATCTGGCATCGCCTGTTCCCGCGCAAGCGCCAACGCCGACGCCAACGCCGGCAAACGCCGACGCGTTCGAACCACCGCCCTCCACGCTCACAGCCGCGCAACGCCAGTCGCAAGCCGCAGGCGCGACCGCGCCTCAAGCGGCCGTCGCCACCAGCGCCGCGCCGGATCCGATTCAGGCCGCCGCCGATGCCTTCGAGCCGCCACCTCCGTCATCGAACGCGGCACGCCAGCAGGCGCGCACCGCGCAAGCGACAGCCGATCCAGTTGAACCGCCCGTGCGCGTGATGCGCGCCTCCACCGGCTCGCTCGCCGCGCCACGCCCGGCTCCGACCGACGATCCCATCGCCCGCTTCGCGACCGGCACGAACTGA